The sequence AGAATAATGGTTGAGAAGGATTTGGAGAGGATTGAAAATGGGATAATAAAGTGATATTATGTCAAAAAAAATTTTAGCAATAATTCCAGCATATAATGAAGAAAAATCAATAAAAATAGTTATTGAAAATATCAAAGATATTGTTGATGGTATTTTAGTGGTTGATGATGGTAGTGAAGATAACACCTCAAAATATGCAAAAGAGTGCGGTGTTGAAGTTATAAGATTTGAGAAGAATAGAGGAAAAGGTGTGGTAATAAGGGAAGGGTATAAATATTTTGTAAATTCTGAATATGATATTGCAGTTATTTATGATGCAGATGGACAATATAGGAAAGAGGACATCATTCCAGTTTGTGAGCCAATAATTAAAGATGAAGCAGATATTGTTGTAGGTTCGAGGTTTTTAGGAAAATATTGTGAAGGAGCAAATATAAATTATAGAATTAGGATACTATGCAATCATATTTCAACATTTGTTACAAGGTTGATGTCTGGATTACCAACTACTGATGCACAAAGTGGTTTAGTGGCAGTTAATAAATATGCTGCTAAGGTTTTAGATTTAAAGGCAGATAGATGGGGAATTCATCAAGAAATTATTATAAGGGCTGGTAAGAAAGGTTTAAGATATAAAGAAGTTCCTATTGTATTTGAGAAAAGGATGCATGGAGTTTCTCGTTTGAAAGTTTTGAAGTATCCTTTTATTGCATTTCCTGTTATGTTGAAGGCATGGTTAAGGAAGTGAGGATAATATGACAAGGAAAACATTAATTCTTATTTTTTCTGGAATTGGTAATGCAATAACTGCCCTTCCAATAATAGAAATTTTAAATAAAAATAATTTTGAAGTAGATATTTTAGTAAAATCCAACGTTATTAAAGAGTTATTATTTGAAGACCCAAGAATAAGTAATGTATATATTTTCAATCCAAAAAAAGATATTTTTAAAAGTTTAAAGATAATTAAACAGTTAAGAAATAAAAATTATGATTTTGCAATGACCATATATCCATCACAGGGTATCATATCAGGTTTTATATTATATTTAATTAATGCAAAAATAAGAACACAACATGTATGTAATTATCTATTAAAGTTTATTAGCATGAAATTTAAAATACCAATACCTTTTAAAAAAGATATTATATTGTTTGAAAAATTTTTTTTAACTCATCCAAAAAATGTAAAAGAAGAAAAACATGCAGTATATCAAATGTTAGATTTATTAAATCCTATCATCCAAAACCATAATCAAAAAGATTTAGATTTAAAATTTTATTTAAATGATGATGAAACAAGCTTTGCAGAGAGATTTTGGACTGAAAATAATTTAAATGATAAGTTTGTGATTGGAATACACACTGGAACAAGTAATAAGCCACCATTTAAAATGTGGGATTTAGAATACTGGAAACAACTCCTTATAAAAATAAATGAGAAATATAATGTAGATTTTATTGTATTTATTGGACCTAGTGAAGAAGAACATGAGAAATATTTAAAAAGTTTAGGGTTAGACAATTTAATTATTGCTAAGAATCTATCAATTAGAAAAACTATCGCTTTAATATCAAAATGTAATTTCTTTATTTCTGCTGATTCTGGATTGGCACATTGTGCATCTTTATTTAAAATTCCACAAATAGTTATGTTTGGTCCTGTTGATTATAAATATATACATCCATTTTCTGAAAATTGTAAGGTTGTTGTTCCTGATAACTATAAACCGTTCTATATTCCACATTGTGGGTTTATTTCTAAACCTTATGATTGTATGAAAGATTTAAAACCTGAAAAGGTTTTTAAGGAGTTTGAAGAATATTTAAAAGATTTGGGTATTTATGAAAAATTAAAAAGGTAATGAGTATGAAGATAGGGATTACTTCC is a genomic window of Methanotorris formicicus Mc-S-70 containing:
- a CDS encoding glycosyltransferase family 2 protein, whose amino-acid sequence is MSKKILAIIPAYNEEKSIKIVIENIKDIVDGILVVDDGSEDNTSKYAKECGVEVIRFEKNRGKGVVIREGYKYFVNSEYDIAVIYDADGQYRKEDIIPVCEPIIKDEADIVVGSRFLGKYCEGANINYRIRILCNHISTFVTRLMSGLPTTDAQSGLVAVNKYAAKVLDLKADRWGIHQEIIIRAGKKGLRYKEVPIVFEKRMHGVSRLKVLKYPFIAFPVMLKAWLRK
- a CDS encoding glycosyltransferase family 9 protein, with the protein product MTRKTLILIFSGIGNAITALPIIEILNKNNFEVDILVKSNVIKELLFEDPRISNVYIFNPKKDIFKSLKIIKQLRNKNYDFAMTIYPSQGIISGFILYLINAKIRTQHVCNYLLKFISMKFKIPIPFKKDIILFEKFFLTHPKNVKEEKHAVYQMLDLLNPIIQNHNQKDLDLKFYLNDDETSFAERFWTENNLNDKFVIGIHTGTSNKPPFKMWDLEYWKQLLIKINEKYNVDFIVFIGPSEEEHEKYLKSLGLDNLIIAKNLSIRKTIALISKCNFFISADSGLAHCASLFKIPQIVMFGPVDYKYIHPFSENCKVVVPDNYKPFYIPHCGFISKPYDCMKDLKPEKVFKEFEEYLKDLGIYEKLKR